In the Nocardioides panaciterrulae genome, GTGATCCCGGGCACAGTCCCTGTGGCCGTTCCCCCGCGCGGCCGGAAAGGGATGCTCGTGCCGACCCCACCCGCCCCGGACCTCTCGGCGGTGTCGACCCTGCTCCTCGACGCCGACTCGACCCTGGTCGCGACCGAGGAGCAGGCGTACGCCGCGGCCGCAGGCGTCCGCCGCCAGCTGCTCCACCGGCTCGCGGCGACCCGCTGGGACGGGGACCGGCTGCGCGAGCACTGGCGGGGCCGGAGCTTCCGGCGGATCGTCTGCGACCTCGCGGCGGAGGAGGGAGTCCGGCTGGGCGAGGCGGAGCTGGCCGACTGGGTGGACCGCGAGGAGCGGTGCGTCACCGCCCGGCTGCGCGGTTGTCTCGCGCCCGACCCGGCCACCGGGCAGGCGCTGACCCGGATCGCCGAGCGCCGGCTGCTCGCGGCGGTCGGCTCCACGTCGTCGGCCCGCATGGACGCCTGCCTCGCCGCGGCCGGGCTCGACGAGCTGCTGCCGGCCGAGCGCCGGTTCAGCGGCGAGGACTCGCTGGCCCTGGCCGCCAGCAAGCCCGACCCGAGCGTCCACCTGCACGCGGTGCTCCGGCTCGGGGTGCGTCCGGAGGAGACGCTGGCCGTCGAGAGCACCCGCTGCGGGGTGCGCGCCGCGGTCGCGGCGGAGCTGACCACGATCGGCAACCTCGTCCACGTGCCGGAGTCCGAGCGCCCCGCGCGCCGTGCCGCCCTGCTCGGCGCCGGCGCGCTGCGGGTCGTGGAGGACTGGCAGGAGCTGGCCTCGCTCCTGGCCGAGGCCCCCCGGCCGCAGGAGCGGCGCTCGCGCGGGTCGGGCCGGGTCCCGACGCCTCGCCTGTCCCCGGGCCTGCCCACCGGCCTGGCCGCCCGCGGCCAGGCGGTCGCCGGCATCGCGGCGGTGTCGCCCGCGGTCTGACGCACGGAGAGACCGACTCCCGGGGAACGGCGGCCGGCGGCCCGCGGCGTTTGCGGCGGGCCCGCCCGGGAACGCTGGGCAAAGGCGGGGAGCTGCACAGGCTGGGCGAAGCGGGGAGATGGGAAGTCCATGCACGCGACCGTGGCCCTGATGGCCGTGAACTGGGAGCGCCTCGGGATCGGTGTCGGCACCGCCCTGCTCGGGGCGGCCGCCGTGATCGTCCTGACCCGCGTGATGCTGGCCCTCGCCGCGCGGCGCTGGCCCTCGCTGCGTCACCTGATCCGGGCCGCCAAGATCCCGTTCCGCGTCCTGGTGCTGCTGCTGGCGCTCAACCCGGCGGTGGCGGTGCTGCGCCGCCACGAGGCCGACACCACCTGGTGGGCGTGGACCACGATCACCGCCCGGGTGCTCGCGATCGTGGCCCTCGGCTGGTTCCTGACCACCGTGGTGCTGTTCGTCGAGGACAGCGGGTTGCGGCGCTACCGCACCGAGGCCCGCGACAACCGGATCGCGCGCCGGCTGCGCACCCAGACCCTGGTGCTGCGCCGCCTCACGGTCAGCGCGGGCGTGCTGGTGACCACCGGGGCGGTGCTGTTCAGCTTCCCGCAGGTGCAGGTGGTCGGCGCCAGCCTGCTGGCCTCCGCCGGGGTGATCAGCGTGGTCGCCGGCCTGGCCGCGCAGTCGGTGCTCGGCAACGTCTTCGCGGGCATCCAGCTGGCGTTCAGCGACGCGATCCGGCTCGACGACGCGGTGATCGTGGAGAACGAGTGGGGCTGGATCGAGGAGGTCACGCTGTTCTACGTCGTGGTCCGGCTGTGGGACGACCGGCGGCTGGTGCTGCCCTCGACGTACTTCACCACCACCCCGTTCCAGAACTGGACCCGCACCCACTCCGAGCTGCTCGGCTCGGTCGAGCTGGACCTGGACTGGCGCGTGGACACCGCGGAGATGCGCCGCGAGCTCGACGCGGCGCTGGCGCGCACCGACCTGTGGGACGGCCGGGTGAAGGTGCTGCAGGTCACCGACGCGGTCGGCGGCTGGGTGCGGGTGCGGATGCTGGTCACCGCAGCGGACGCGCCGTCGCTGTTCGACCTGCGCTGCCACGTGCGCGAGCACATGGTCGCCTGGGTCCGCGACCACGCCGACGCCGGTCTGCCGCGCCAGCGCGTGGAGATGGTCCAGGCGCCGGCGCCCTCGTCGTTCGAACCGGTCGACGACCGCCGCGACGGCGGTCTCTTCCACGGCGACCCCGCGGCCGACGAGCGGGCGCGCCGGATGGGCACCGGCACCATCCCGCTCCCGCGGATGGACCCGCTGCCGGCGCAGGAGCAGCCGGACCGGCCGCCGAGCTGACCGGTCAGTCGGTCGCCGACAGCACGCACCAGACCGCCTTGCCGCTGTCGGTCGGGCGGGTGCCCCAGCGATCGGCGATCGCGGCGACGATCTGCAGCCCGCGGCCGTGCTCGTCGTCGCTGTCGGGGCGTTGCTTGCGCGGCTCGTAGCTGGCGTGGTCGTGGACCTCGATGCGGATCTCGCCGTCGTCGCCGAGGACCCGCAGCTGCAGCGGAGGTACGGCGTGCAGCGCGGCGTTGGTCAGCAGCTCGCTGGTGACCAGGACCGCGTCCTCGATCGCGGCCCGGCTCGCGCCCCGCCGGCGCAGGTGCTCGGCCACGGCGCGGCGGGCGGCCGAGACCGGCACCTCCGCGTCGGCCCACTCGAGCGTGAGCTCGGTGGGGGCGCCGCCGTGGTGGACGCGCGCGACCAGCACCGCCACGTCGTCGTCGGGCCCGTCCGGGAGCCGGCCGCTGACCAGGGCGGCCGGCGCCCGTCGCAGCGGACCGTCCAGCTTCTCCACCAGGCCGCGCAGCGCCTCGACCCCGTCGTCGAGGTCCTCGCCGCGCCGCTCGACCAGGCCGTCGGTGTAGAGCACCACGGTGCTGCCCGGGGCGAGCGGCAGCCGGCCCTCGCGGACGTTGTAGAGGCCCACACCCAGCGGCGGGTCGGCGGCGTCGGGGACCACCGTGGCCGAGCCGCCGGGGGCGACCACCAGCGGCGGCAGGTGGCCGGCGTTGGCGAACCGCAGCGTCTGGTCGGCGGGGTCGAAGACGGCGTAGAGGCAGGTGACGATCTGGTCGGCGCCCAGGTCGCGGACGATGCCGTCGAGCGACTCCAGCAGGTCGGCCGGCGAGAGGTCGAGGCGGGCGTAGGCGCGCACCGCGGCGCGCAGCTGGCCCATCACGGCGGCCGCCTGGACACCGCGGCCCATCACGTCGCCGACCACCAGCGCGGTGCGGCCGCCGCCGAGCTCGATCACGTCGTACCAGTCGCCGCCGACCTGGGTGCCTTCGACGCCGGCGCGGTAGTAGGTCGCGACCTCGAGGTTCTCGAGGTCGTAGTCGGTCTCGGGCAGCAGGCTGCGCTGCAGGGCGTCGGCGATGGCGTGCTCGCGGCTGGCGGCCTCCGCGGCGGCCGCGGCGCGGGCCAGCGCCTCCTCGGCGGCCCGTTGCTCGGTGATGTCCTGCAGCGAGCCGAGCAGCACCCGGGGGCGGCCCTGCTCGTCGGTCCCGGCCATCTCGGCGTGCACCCGGACCAGGAACTCCTGCCCGTCCGGGCGCCGGATGCGAGCGTCGTAGCGGA is a window encoding:
- a CDS encoding HAD family hydrolase; translated protein: MPTPPAPDLSAVSTLLLDADSTLVATEEQAYAAAAGVRRQLLHRLAATRWDGDRLREHWRGRSFRRIVCDLAAEEGVRLGEAELADWVDREERCVTARLRGCLAPDPATGQALTRIAERRLLAAVGSTSSARMDACLAAAGLDELLPAERRFSGEDSLALAASKPDPSVHLHAVLRLGVRPEETLAVESTRCGVRAAVAAELTTIGNLVHVPESERPARRAALLGAGALRVVEDWQELASLLAEAPRPQERRSRGSGRVPTPRLSPGLPTGLAARGQAVAGIAAVSPAV
- a CDS encoding mechanosensitive ion channel family protein; translation: MHATVALMAVNWERLGIGVGTALLGAAAVIVLTRVMLALAARRWPSLRHLIRAAKIPFRVLVLLLALNPAVAVLRRHEADTTWWAWTTITARVLAIVALGWFLTTVVLFVEDSGLRRYRTEARDNRIARRLRTQTLVLRRLTVSAGVLVTTGAVLFSFPQVQVVGASLLASAGVISVVAGLAAQSVLGNVFAGIQLAFSDAIRLDDAVIVENEWGWIEEVTLFYVVVRLWDDRRLVLPSTYFTTTPFQNWTRTHSELLGSVELDLDWRVDTAEMRRELDAALARTDLWDGRVKVLQVTDAVGGWVRVRMLVTAADAPSLFDLRCHVREHMVAWVRDHADAGLPRQRVEMVQAPAPSSFEPVDDRRDGGLFHGDPAADERARRMGTGTIPLPRMDPLPAQEQPDRPPS